Within Ornithodoros turicata isolate Travis unplaced genomic scaffold, ASM3712646v1 ctg00001260.1, whole genome shotgun sequence, the genomic segment TGGGCGTACCACGTTCGCGACAACAAACGACCATTTGAACTTGCGATATAATCCGAAGTCTACCGTTACGGTGCGGTCGCCGAAGGATGGAATGGGTGAACCATTCGCAGCTTGTAGGAGAAGGCATGGGGAGCGCTTGGCACGGTCGCCAGGAAGTGGGGCCACGGCGCTGATTTGAGCTCGGGTATGAACAAGAAAGCGGAGCCCCGGAAAGTCTGTCGGTGATGTAAAACAGACGACTTTGCGCCGCGCGGGTTCCGTTCGTCGTCGCTAACGGGCGGCTCGCCGGTTTCCCGCCCACACGCAGGGGGGACGACATTGGCGGGCAGCTGCACCGAATTTGAGGTGACACCAGCAAAGGAGCGATTCCGGCAGTGGAGGTGACGGATAACGGTAGGTGGCCGTGCAGCCTTGCGGCCGACTGCCGATGCGCCGTGGATCTGGTGGTGCTGGGGAGGGGGAACGACGGCGCGACCGGTCTGATCGTAGCACCAGAGGAAGGCTCTCAAGCGACTTCTCCAACGCCTGCAGCCGAGAATCCAGGTCGGGTTGGGCGTGGTGGGTGTGAGAGGTGTGAACAGCCGCCACGGATGGGGACATGCCTTCGGTGAGTTGGTCAGCCAACGCTGCGAGCTCCGTGAGTGACGTGGTCTGGGACTCCGTGAACAATTCCCGCAAGCAGTCTTCGTCGAACGAGCTTGCCTTGTCCGCAAGGAGCGCTTTCGATCGACGCAGGAGCTGAGATGGTTTGTAGTCGCCTAGCTCTTCCGCTGAAAGCGCTGTGTCATGCTTGCTTGGGGGgaggtccccgaaatccaccattaagaacgcgtagaataaaacattcaagaataatccgcttaaaaaaatacacggttaaaaatatatctcctaaaataaaccgcttactatccccgcttagagatcaccgttcaATAATCCACCGAATAAACTGCTTCAAAATCCcttcaccatctagcac encodes:
- the LOC135376733 gene encoding uncharacterized protein LOC135376733 encodes the protein MVDFGDLPPSKHDTALSAEELGDYKPSQLLRRSKALLADKASSFDEDCLRELFTESQTTSLTELAALADQLTEGMSPSVAAVHTSHTHHAQPDLDSRLQALEKSLESLPLVLRSDRSRRRSPSPAPPDPRRIGSRPQGCTATYRYPSPPLPESLLCWCHLKFGAAARQCRPPCVWAGNRRAAR